The following are encoded in a window of Methanothrix sp. genomic DNA:
- a CDS encoding MEMO1 family protein, with amino-acid sequence MRPPAAAGMFYPARAEALLAELSSAFRGLKREPMPVIGAVVPHAGYIYSGSVAAEVYARLPERETYVLIGPNHTGLGLPVAVSRETWRTPLGSVPVDLELADALEGSIVAHDELAHMEEHSIEVQLPFLQRCFSGFRILPICMGMQDQETAIEVGEAVADAIMRLGRSCSVIASSDLTHYLRHETARQLDTSILESIIRMDIDDLYSKIEMLDSRYYGHGVCGYGPMAATIAASRRLGASMGKLLRYATSGDVSGERGQVVGYGAVIFT; translated from the coding sequence ATGAGGCCACCAGCTGCCGCCGGTATGTTCTATCCTGCAAGGGCCGAGGCGCTGCTCGCGGAGCTCAGCTCTGCATTTCGCGGGCTGAAGCGCGAGCCCATGCCGGTTATCGGTGCAGTGGTGCCACACGCCGGCTACATCTACTCAGGCTCTGTTGCAGCCGAGGTGTACGCGAGGCTTCCTGAGCGCGAGACATACGTTCTGATCGGCCCGAACCACACCGGCCTCGGGCTCCCAGTCGCCGTCAGCAGGGAGACCTGGAGAACCCCGCTGGGCAGTGTCCCTGTGGATCTTGAGCTCGCCGATGCCCTTGAGGGGTCGATAGTGGCGCATGATGAGCTGGCACACATGGAGGAGCACTCGATCGAGGTCCAGCTGCCGTTTCTCCAGAGGTGCTTCTCAGGCTTCAGGATACTCCCGATCTGCATGGGCATGCAGGATCAGGAGACCGCCATCGAGGTTGGTGAGGCTGTGGCGGATGCGATCATGAGGCTCGGAAGGAGCTGCAGTGTGATTGCATCCAGCGATCTCACGCATTATCTCAGACACGAGACCGCCAGGCAGCTTGATACATCGATACTTGAGTCGATAATCAGAATGGATATCGACGATCTGTATTCAAAGATCGAGATGCTCGATTCCAGGTACTACGGGCACGGGGTCTGTGGCTACGGGCCGATGGCAGCGACGATAGCAGCCTCCAGGCGACTGGGCGCGAGCATGGGGAAGCTTCTGCGCTATGCGACCAGTGGAGACGTCTCCGGAGAACGCGGACAGGTCGTGGGCTATGGGGCTGTGATATTCACCTAG
- a CDS encoding DNA-directed RNA polymerase subunit K → MKGEKYTRFERARIVGARALQIFMGAPVLIRTESIDPLEIALEEMRLGVIPITVKRDRKR, encoded by the coding sequence TTGAAGGGCGAGAAATATACTCGATTTGAGCGAGCCAGGATAGTGGGAGCACGTGCTCTGCAGATTTTCATGGGAGCCCCAGTGTTAATAAGGACGGAATCCATAGACCCTCTCGAAATAGCTCTTGAAGAGATGAGGTTGGGTGTTATACCTATAACCGTGAAACGTGATCGCAAAAGGTAG
- a CDS encoding 30S ribosomal protein S9 → MKVVNSSGKKKTAIARATFKEGKGRIRINNVPLEIVEPALARMKMMEPVVMATEAFSSVDVDVSVRGGGVMGQADAVRTALARGILEWTGDAALKEAYAEYDRNLLVSDHRQKEKKKFGGLGARAKYQKSYR, encoded by the coding sequence ATGAAGGTGGTCAACTCCTCGGGAAAGAAGAAGACTGCGATCGCCAGGGCAACATTCAAGGAGGGCAAGGGCAGAATTCGCATAAACAATGTGCCGCTCGAGATCGTCGAGCCTGCTCTGGCCCGGATGAAGATGATGGAGCCGGTAGTCATGGCGACAGAGGCGTTTTCGAGCGTCGATGTGGACGTCTCGGTTAGGGGCGGTGGCGTCATGGGTCAGGCGGATGCCGTCAGGACAGCCCTGGCCAGGGGCATACTCGAGTGGACTGGTGATGCCGCTCTGAAGGAGGCATACGCTGAGTACGACAGAAACCTTCTTGTAAGCGATCACAGACAGAAGGAGAAGAAGAAGTTTGGCGGACTTGGTGCCAGAGCAAAGTACCAGAAGTCCTACAGGTGA
- a CDS encoding ADP-ribosylglycohydrolase family protein, with protein MDLLDKFIGSLLGSAVGDALGMPLEGFSALEIQRAFGRVVDMLPAPEHHFHHGLQAGQYTDDTEETLILAEAIIEAQGFSGDVFAEHLMRWGSRWILNERLNRGVGITTRSAIENMLSGKPWQEAGVSIETCGAAMRAAPIGLVYHWDLSMVSRYSELQSIVTHRSRAARAGAVAVAVGVALSLLDLPRMTILEVSAENASRISPELGRKLEEVRSILLLDKDPSDALDMLGTSPSVHDAVPSAFYCFVRLDPEEAIVEAVNAGGDTDSVASITGALAGARYGTSWIPERWLSHLENRERIEELGRDLGQLSLRLSRRV; from the coding sequence ATGGATCTTCTCGATAAATTTATCGGTTCCCTTCTAGGATCTGCGGTCGGAGATGCTCTGGGGATGCCGCTTGAGGGTTTCTCTGCTCTGGAGATACAGCGAGCATTTGGAAGGGTCGTCGATATGCTTCCTGCGCCTGAGCACCATTTCCACCACGGGCTCCAGGCAGGCCAGTACACAGATGATACTGAGGAGACCCTGATCCTGGCGGAGGCCATCATCGAGGCTCAGGGCTTCTCAGGTGATGTTTTTGCTGAGCATCTGATGAGATGGGGATCCAGATGGATACTGAACGAGAGGCTCAACAGAGGTGTTGGGATCACAACAAGATCCGCAATAGAGAACATGCTCTCCGGAAAGCCCTGGCAGGAGGCTGGTGTCAGTATAGAGACCTGCGGGGCTGCGATGAGGGCTGCGCCGATCGGTCTCGTGTACCACTGGGATCTGAGCATGGTATCCAGGTACTCTGAGCTCCAGAGCATCGTCACACACAGAAGCCGCGCAGCCAGGGCTGGAGCTGTTGCGGTCGCTGTTGGTGTTGCTCTATCTCTTCTGGACCTCCCGCGCATGACCATCCTTGAGGTATCAGCAGAGAACGCCTCGAGGATCTCCCCGGAGCTCGGAAGAAAGCTGGAGGAGGTGAGGTCGATCCTGCTCCTGGATAAAGATCCATCAGATGCGCTGGATATGCTTGGCACATCTCCGTCTGTGCATGATGCTGTGCCCTCTGCGTTCTACTGCTTTGTGCGCCTTGATCCGGAGGAGGCCATTGTGGAGGCGGTCAATGCTGGAGGTGATACAGACTCGGTGGCATCGATCACAGGGGCACTCGCAGGCGCAAGATACGGAACTTCATGGATACCTGAACGATGGCTCTCGCATCTCGAGAACAGAGAAAGGATCGAGGAGCTGGGAAGAGATCTCGGCCAGCTCAGCCTGAGGCTCTCCAGGAGGGTCTAG
- a CDS encoding class I SAM-dependent methyltransferase — MASLLHDMMWPVGPGTPDPAVPSNAPASTIMSPGGCKSASDRPAAPHCTQNPRDSWDLFYRRRGRSWGGITRDIPELPCGSRVLELGCGSGKTLRGMIGRGWHIVAIDISPRAVMLTRSIIREIAASGQRSDCKDTCSKGLTEDVEPIAADGRLLPFRDGAFDAVFAFHVLGHLLGPERSVMAGEIIRVTRRGGLVFFRGFSFDDLRAGGDEIEERTFIRGDGTITHYFTEEEVLQIFRQLSSTSVTTVRWSMRVGGLDLIRSEIRAAFRKE, encoded by the coding sequence TTGGCCAGCCTGCTGCATGATATGATGTGGCCTGTGGGGCCAGGTACCCCAGATCCGGCAGTGCCATCAAATGCGCCTGCATCTACCATAATGTCGCCCGGGGGATGTAAGAGCGCGTCGGATAGGCCTGCAGCACCACACTGCACGCAGAACCCGCGCGATAGCTGGGATCTGTTTTACCGCCGGAGGGGGAGATCATGGGGTGGCATCACGCGGGATATCCCTGAGCTTCCCTGCGGCTCAAGGGTCCTCGAGCTCGGCTGTGGAAGCGGGAAGACCCTCCGGGGGATGATCGGGAGAGGATGGCACATCGTGGCCATCGATATATCCCCGAGGGCGGTCATGCTCACAAGATCCATCATTAGGGAGATTGCAGCATCAGGTCAGAGAAGTGATTGCAAAGATACATGCTCAAAGGGCCTCACAGAGGATGTGGAGCCTATCGCAGCCGACGGCAGGTTGCTCCCTTTCAGGGATGGAGCATTTGATGCTGTCTTCGCCTTCCATGTCCTGGGGCATCTGCTCGGGCCTGAGAGATCTGTGATGGCTGGGGAGATCATACGGGTCACCCGCAGGGGTGGCCTGGTCTTCTTCAGAGGATTCTCATTTGACGATCTAAGAGCTGGAGGCGATGAGATCGAGGAGAGGACCTTCATCCGTGGGGATGGGACGATCACGCATTACTTCACAGAGGAGGAGGTTCTTCAGATCTTCAGGCAGCTTTCGAGCACATCTGTCACTACTGTGAGATGGAGCATGAGGGTCGGAGGCCTTGATCTCATCAGATCCGAGATAAGAGCAGCATTCAGGAAAGAGTGA
- the rpsB gene encoding 30S ribosomal protein S2 — protein sequence MVEEEVITVEGDYETLIPIDEYLAAGVHIGTQQKTSDMMKYIYRVRTDGLYVLDVQATDKRIRLAGKFLANYEPSKILVVSARQYGQRPATMFAKAVGARANVGRFIPNTLTNPSFAGYIEPDVLLVTDPAGDGQAVKEAVDIGIPVVALCDTNNMTSNVDLVIPTNNKGRKALTLIYWLLARQVMRERGEEEKFRYTVSDFEMEF from the coding sequence TTGGTTGAAGAAGAGGTGATAACCGTCGAGGGCGATTATGAGACCCTGATCCCCATAGACGAGTATCTTGCAGCTGGTGTTCACATCGGAACGCAGCAGAAGACCAGCGACATGATGAAGTACATCTACAGGGTCAGGACAGACGGTCTTTACGTTCTTGATGTTCAGGCGACAGACAAGAGGATACGGCTTGCAGGGAAGTTTCTGGCGAACTATGAGCCCTCGAAGATACTTGTCGTCTCTGCCAGGCAGTACGGCCAGAGGCCTGCCACAATGTTCGCGAAGGCCGTCGGCGCCAGGGCGAACGTCGGGAGGTTCATACCGAACACTCTGACGAACCCGTCCTTCGCGGGATACATAGAGCCTGATGTGCTTTTGGTCACAGATCCGGCAGGCGATGGTCAGGCTGTCAAGGAGGCAGTTGATATCGGCATACCTGTGGTGGCGCTCTGCGACACCAACAACATGACCTCAAATGTTGATCTTGTGATACCCACAAACAACAAGGGCAGAAAGGCGCTGACGCTGATCTACTGGCTTCTTGCGAGACAGGTCATGCGCGAGCGCGGCGAGGAGGAGAAGTTCAGGTACACCGTGTCTGACTTCGAGATGGAGTTCTAG
- a CDS encoding 50S ribosomal protein L18e produces the protein MKIIKKTNPRLVRLISDLKAASRESKAAIWRDVAERLEKPRRNYAAVNLSRINRHTGDDDTVLVAGKVLGAGEIDHRVTVAALGFSEQAASKIISAGGRCMKIEELMRLHPKGTGIKILR, from the coding sequence ATGAAGATTATCAAGAAGACTAATCCGAGACTGGTCCGTCTCATCAGCGACCTCAAGGCTGCCTCACGTGAGAGCAAGGCCGCTATCTGGCGTGATGTTGCTGAGAGGCTGGAGAAGCCGAGGCGAAACTACGCCGCGGTCAACCTGAGCAGGATCAACAGACACACTGGAGATGATGACACGGTGCTGGTCGCTGGCAAGGTTCTTGGGGCCGGAGAGATAGATCACAGGGTAACAGTTGCTGCGCTTGGTTTCAGCGAGCAGGCGGCGTCGAAGATAATTTCCGCGGGTGGAAGATGCATGAAGATAGAGGAGCTCATGAGGCTCCATCCCAAGGGTACTGGCATAAAGATTCTGAGGTGA
- a CDS encoding 50S ribosomal protein L13, with translation MIFDATGLVMGRLASITAKCLLQGEEIRIVNAEKAIISGSKESVLREYREMLERGTREKGPYFPKRPDRILKRTVRGMLPYKTGRGREAMARLRVYVGVPPDLSGMAFEQPDGAKVKRATSYIELGELSRMLGSEF, from the coding sequence ATGATCTTCGATGCGACCGGTCTGGTTATGGGCCGTCTGGCCAGCATAACTGCGAAGTGTCTTCTCCAGGGGGAGGAGATAAGGATAGTGAACGCTGAGAAGGCCATAATCTCCGGAAGTAAGGAGTCGGTCCTCCGCGAGTATCGCGAGATGCTGGAGAGGGGCACCCGTGAGAAGGGGCCGTACTTCCCGAAGCGCCCTGATCGCATCCTTAAAAGGACTGTGCGGGGAATGCTTCCCTATAAGACCGGCAGGGGTAGAGAGGCGATGGCTCGCCTCAGGGTCTACGTGGGCGTACCTCCAGACCTGAGCGGCATGGCCTTTGAGCAGCCGGATGGGGCCAAGGTAAAGCGAGCCACAAGCTACATTGAGCTTGGCGAGCTGAGCAGGATGCTTGGCTCGGAGTTCTAG
- a CDS encoding DNA-directed RNA polymerase subunit N, with product MIPVRCFSCGKVISSVWEEYRERIKSEPPGKVMDDLGIERYCCRRMLLSHVEVVDMLRRYQ from the coding sequence TTGATCCCGGTAAGATGCTTCTCCTGTGGGAAGGTCATCTCCAGCGTGTGGGAAGAGTACAGGGAGCGGATCAAATCCGAGCCACCTGGAAAGGTGATGGACGACCTTGGGATAGAGAGGTACTGCTGCAGGCGGATGCTTCTATCCCATGTTGAGGTCGTGGATATGCTCCGCAGGTACCAGTAG
- a CDS encoding helix-turn-helix domain-containing protein encodes MRSPCEEIVWEVLPGIRATIAQELVRRGVSQREVSRLMDVTPAAVSQYVSGKRGYNIVFRDDIREEISRLAEDLMDGDAVDLIERMCEICKKARGDELCPVEIREEQTGPPG; translated from the coding sequence ATGAGATCGCCATGCGAGGAGATTGTGTGGGAGGTTCTCCCTGGAATACGGGCCACGATAGCACAGGAGCTGGTGAGGCGGGGCGTCTCTCAGAGGGAGGTATCACGGCTGATGGATGTCACGCCTGCGGCAGTCTCGCAGTATGTCTCCGGAAAGAGAGGCTACAACATCGTGTTCAGAGACGATATCAGGGAGGAGATCTCCAGGCTTGCAGAGGATCTTATGGACGGAGATGCTGTTGACCTCATAGAGAGGATGTGCGAGATCTGCAAGAAAGCGCGCGGAGATGAGCTCTGTCCTGTGGAGATCAGGGAGGAGCAGACAGGCCCGCCAGGATAG